In Platichthys flesus chromosome 21, fPlaFle2.1, whole genome shotgun sequence, the following are encoded in one genomic region:
- the LOC133932975 gene encoding tyrosine-protein kinase yes-like has translation MGCVKSKEDKGAAMKYQPDNSLVSDPNLAATTPHIGHYGPDPTQLQQNQPPTATSGSGAANFNHTLTPFGGSSAAITPFGGMSSSFTGPVSNSFSGGVPSGVTFFVALYDYEARTSDDLTFKKGDRFQIINNTEGDWWEARSINTGKNGYIPSNYVAPADSIQAEEWYFGKMGRKDAERLLLNTGNHRGTFLVRESETTKGAYSLSIRDWDEAKGDNVKHYKIRKLDNGGYYITTRAQFDTLQKLVKHYTEHADGLCHKLTTVCPTVKPQTQGLAKDAWEIPRESLRLELKLGQGCFGEVWMGTWNGTTKVAIKTLKTGTMSPEAFLQEAQIMKKLRHDKLVPLYAVVSEEPIYIVTEYMAKGSLLDFLKEGDGKFLKLVLLVDMAAKIADGMAFIERMNYIHRDLRAANILVGDNLACKIADFGLARLIEDNEYTARQGAKFPIKWTAPEAALYGRFTIKSDVWSFGILLTELVTKGRVPYPGMVNREVLEQVERGYRMPCPQGCPESLHELMKVCWKKDPDERPTFEYLQSFLEDYFTATEPQYQPGENL, from the exons ATGGGCTGCGTTAAAAGCAAAGAGGACAAAGGAGCCGCGATGAAGTACCAGCCGGACAATTCTCTGGTGTCGGACCCCAACCTCGCCGCCACCACGCCTCACATAGGTCACTACGGGCCGGATCCcacccagctgcagcagaatcaGCCTCCCACAGCCACGTCTGGCTCCGGGGCTGCGAATTTTAACCACACCCTCACGCCGTTTGGTGGATCCTCAGCTGCCATCACTCCCTTCGGGGGGATGTCGTCTTCCTTCACTGGTCCCGTGTCCAATTCCTTCTCTGGTGGTGTTCCCA GTGGCGTCACGTTCTTTGTGGCCCTGTACGACTATGAAGCCAGAACCTCCGATGATCTCACGTTCAAAAAGGGAGATCGCTTCCAGATCATCAACAACAC GGAGGGAGACTGGTGGGAGGCTCGCTCCATCAACACGGGGAAGAACGGCTACATCCCGAGCAATTACGTGGCCCCCGCCGACTCCATCCAGGCCGAAGA GTGGTATTTTGGCAAAATGGGACGCAAAGATgcagagaggctgctgctgaacaCGGGGAACCACAGAGGAACTTTCCTGGTACGAGAAAGTGAAACTACTAAAG gCGCTTATTCTCTCTCTATACGAGACTGGGACGAAGCCAAAGGAGACAACGTAAAACACTACAAGATCCGCAAGCTCGACAACGGGGGATACTACATCACCACACGGGCACAGTTTGACACGCTGCAGAAGCTTGTCAAACACTACACAG AGCACGCCGACGGGCTCTGCCACAAGCTGACCACGGTCTGCCCCACGGTCAAGCCTCAGACGCAGGGGCTGGCGAAGGACGCCTGGGAGATTCCCCGGGAGTCCCTGCGGCTGGAGCTCAAGCTGGGCCAGGGCTGCTTCGGAGAGGTCTGGATGG GCACGTGGAACGGCACCACCAAGGTGGCCATTAAGACGCTGAAGACGGGAACCATGTCGCCCGAGGCCTTCCTCCAGGAGGCTCAGATCATGAAGAAGCTCCGGCACGACAAGCTGGTGCCTCTCTACGCGGTGGTGTCGGAGGAGCCCATCTACATCGTCACGGAGTACATGGCCAAAG GAAGCTTGCTCGACTTCCTCAAAGAGGGTGATGGAAAATTCCTGAAGCTCGTCCTGCTGGTGGACATGGCTGCAAAG ATCGCTGACGGCATGGCTTTCATCGAGAGAATGAACTACATCCACAGGGACCTGCGCGCCGCCAACATCCTCGTGGGCGACAACCTGGCGTGCAAAATCGCCGACTTCGGCCTGGCCAGGTTGATAGAGGACAACGAGTACACAGCACGGCAAG gagccaAATTCCCTATTAAATGGACGGCGCCTGAGGCTGCGCTCTACGGACGCTTCACCATCAAGTCAGATGTCTGGTCCTTCGGCATCTTACTCACCGAGCTTGTCACCAAAGGCAGAGTTCCCTACCcag gTATGGTGAACCGGGAGGTGCTGGAGCAGGTGGAGCGGGGCTACCGCATGCCCTGCCCCCAGGGGTGCCCCGAGTCGCTGCACGAGCTGATGAAGGTCTGCTGGAAGAAGGACCCGGACGAGAGGCCCACGTTCGAGTACCTGCAGTCGTTCCTGGAGGATTACTTCACCGCCACGGAGCCACAGTATCAGCCGGGGGAGAACCTATAG
- the enosf1 gene encoding mitochondrial enolase superfamily member 1: MKHRIVNVTVRDVRFPTSLEQHGSDAMHTDPDYSTAYVVIDTDCGLQGFGITFTLGKGTDIVVCAVQALSGLVVGKSLQEIVSDFRGFYRLLTSDGQMRWLGPEKGVIHLATAALLNAVWDLWARVEGKPLWKLLVDMAPEQIVSCIDFRYITDALTEKEALEILVKAQEGKQQREDQMLREGYPAYTTSCAWLGYSDQQLKQLCTDALKSGWTKFKVKVGADLEDDIRRCRLIREMIGPNNTLMIDANQRWDVGEAIIWVTSLSEFKPLWIEEPTSPDDILGHATISKALAPLGIGVATGEQCHNRVMFKQFLQASALQFVQIDSCRLGSVNENLAVLLMAHKFQVPVCPHAGGVGLCELVQHLILFDYVSVSASLDNRMCEFVDHLHEHFTSPVVIQDAHYMPPKDPGYSCEMLDSSVRKHQFPEGDVWKLLANK, translated from the exons ATGAAACACAGGATCGTGAATGTGACGGTCCGGGATGTTCGATTCCCGACGTCTCTGGAGCAGCATGGCTCCGATGCAATG CACACTGATCCGGACTATTCAACCGCTTATGTGGTCATCGACACGGACTGTGGCCTCCAGGGCTTCGGCATCACGTTCACTTTGGGAAAAGGCACCGACATtg TGGTGTGTGCTGTGCAGGCCCTGTCAGGACTGGTTGTTGGGAAAAGCTTGCAGGAGATTGTGAGCGACTTCCGAGGGTTCTACCGCCTGCTGACCAGTGACGGACAGATGAGATGG tTGGGACCAGAGAAAGGAGTGATCCACCTCGCCACGGCTGCACTTCTGAACGCCGTGTGGGACCTGTGGGCGAGGGTGGAGGGCAAG CCGCTGTGGAAACTCCTCGTTGACATG GCTCCCGAGCAGATCGTGTCCTGCATCGACTTCAGATACATCACTGACGCTCTGACGGAGAAGGAGGCTCTGG AGATACTGGTGAAGGCACAAGAGGGGAAGCAGCAGCGAG AGGATCAGATGCTGAGGGAGGGTTATCCTGCGTACACCACCTCCTGCGCCTGGCTCGGATACTCAGACCAGCAGCTCAAACAG CTCTGCACTGACGCACTTAAAAGCGGTTGGACCAAGTTTAAGGTGAAAGTCGGTGCCGATCTCGAGGACGACATCCGCAGGTGTCGACTCATCCGGGAAATGATCGGACCAAACAACACGCTG atGATCGATGCCAACCAGAGATGGGACGTGGGTGAGGCCATCATTTGGGTGACCAGCCTCTCCGAGTTCAAACCTCTGTGGATCGAAGAGCCCACGTCTCCGGATGACATCCTGGGTCACGCTACCATCTCTAAG GCTTTGGCTCCACTCGGGATCGGAGTGGCAACAGGGGAGCAG TGTCATAACAGGGTGATGTTTAAGCAGTTCCTCCAGGCGTCGGCTCTGCAGTTTGTCCAGATCGACAGCTGTCGGCTCGGCAGCGTCAACGAAAACCTGGCTGTGCTGCTGATGGCCCACAAGTTCCAGG TGCCTGTGTGTCCTCACGCCGGAGGAGTCGGCCTGTGTGAGCTCGTCCAGCATCTGATTCTCTTCGACTACGTCAGTGTGTCTGCGAGTCTCGACAACCG GATGTGTGAATTCGTGGATCACCTCCACGAACACTTCACCAGCCCTGTGGTGATTCAGGACGCCCACTACATGCCCCCAAAG GATCCAGGCTACTCCTGTGAGATGTTGGACTCGTCCGTGCGGAAACACCAGTTCCCTGAAGGAGACGTGTGGAAGCTGCTCGCGAACAAATGA
- the tyms gene encoding thymidylate synthase: protein MPATSDIHTGERPEERPAAEERTPGGFCDERGYLDQTQYILQHGRRRGDRTGTGVVSVFGAQGRYSLRDQFPLLTTKKVFWKGILEELLWFIKGSTNAKELSEKGVKIWEANGSRQFLDNLGFTDREEGDLGPVYGFQWRHFGAEYSTMNADYTGQGVDQLQNVIDTIQKNPEDRRIIMCAWNPKDLPLMALPPCHALCQFYVCDGELSCQLYQRSGDMGLGVPFNIASYALLTYMIAHITGLKPGDFVHTLGDAHVYVNHIEPLKIQLQREIRPFPKLKILRKVERIDDFRAEDFEICDYNPHPPIKMQMAV from the exons ATGCCGGCCACCTCAGACATCCACACCGGCGAGCGGCCGGAGGAGCGACCCGCTGCGGAGGAGAGGACGCCGGGGGGTTTCTGCGATGAGCGCGGGTACCTGGACCAGACCCAGTACATCCTGCAGCACGGCCGCAGGAGGGGGGACCGGACCGGGACCGGAGTGGTGTCCGTGTTCGGTGCTCAGGGCAGATACAGTCTGAGAG ATCAGTTTCCTTTGCTGACGACCAAGAAGGTTTTCTGGAAAGGGATCCTTGAAGAGCTGCTGTGGTTTATTAAG ggGTCAACAAATGCCAAGGAGCTCTCGGAGAAAGGGGTGAAGATCTGGGAAGCCAACGGGTCTCGACAGTTCCTGGATAACCTCGGGTTCACGGACAGAGAAGAGGGCGACCTGGGACCTGTGTACGGCTTCCAGTGGAGGCACTTTGGTGCAGAATACTCGACCATGAACGCAG ATTACACAGGACAAGGTGTCGACCAGCTGCAGAACGTCATCGACACCATCCAGAAGAATCCAGAAGACAGACGCATCATCATGTGTGCATGGAACCCCAAAG ACCTGCCCCTCATGGCTCTGCCCCCCTGCCACGCCCTCTGCCAGTTCTACGTGTGCGATGGCGAGCTGTCGTGTCAGCTGTACCAGCGCTCGGGGGATATGGGTCTGGGCGTGCCTTTCAATATCGCCAGCTACGCACTTCTCACCTACATGATCGCTCACATCACAGGACTGAAG CCTGGTGACTTTGTTCACACGCTGGGAGACGCTCACGTCTACGTCAACCACATCGAACCTCTCAAAATACAG CTCCAGAGGGAGATTCGCCCGTTCCCCAAACTCAAGATCCTGAGAAAGGTGGAGAGAATCGATGATTTCCGGGCGGAGGACTTTGAGATCTGTGACTACAACCCTCATCCTCCCATCAAGATGCAGATGGCTGTGTGA